One region of Vulgatibacter sp. genomic DNA includes:
- a CDS encoding serine/threonine-protein kinase, with protein MRLCPRCGGSYGSDAAYCTRDGTRLGPADAVDERTLLVGQQGLVLGSYRLVELIGEGGMGRVYLAEHTRLGRKVALKMLKPELASNPQAVKRFFAEARAVNLLAHENVVEITDFFEGEAPEDPKFFIMELLRGQSLRQLLEHEGALPAVRAAHVGAQLASALGAVHGAGIVHRDLKPDNVFLTERGGVRDFVKLLDFGIARHLDPEPGISMARTAAGAVVGTPEYMAPEQASGSDTVDHRADVYALGVILYELATGVQPIKGKTFGETLVRQLTFTPPPPGAGLPSGLPQPFESLVMACLAKAPAERPTVVEVEAGLRALLEAPAEQRATTPRPAGSATLLDAAGAVAAGSAPATATAAQPTNAEAQARRSARVLVAAAAACLALLAGIAAWWILRETAPAPAAPQPPAAAERGGRPASPPPAATTPSPQEQQRRRPPAPASGKAPRPTEQQPRPL; from the coding sequence AGGGACGGAACCCGTCTCGGCCCCGCCGACGCGGTGGACGAACGGACCCTTCTCGTCGGGCAGCAGGGCCTCGTCCTCGGCTCCTACCGGCTGGTCGAGTTGATCGGCGAGGGCGGGATGGGCCGCGTCTACCTCGCCGAGCACACGCGGCTCGGGCGCAAGGTGGCGCTCAAGATGCTCAAGCCCGAGCTCGCTTCCAATCCGCAGGCGGTGAAGCGCTTCTTCGCCGAGGCCCGGGCGGTGAACCTCCTCGCCCACGAAAACGTGGTGGAGATCACCGACTTCTTCGAGGGCGAGGCCCCGGAGGATCCGAAGTTCTTCATCATGGAGCTCCTCCGGGGCCAGAGCCTGCGGCAGCTCCTCGAGCACGAGGGCGCCCTCCCTGCGGTGCGGGCGGCGCACGTCGGGGCGCAGCTCGCCTCGGCGCTCGGCGCCGTGCACGGCGCCGGGATCGTCCACCGTGACCTCAAGCCGGACAACGTCTTCCTCACCGAGCGGGGCGGCGTCCGGGACTTCGTGAAGCTCCTCGACTTCGGCATCGCCCGGCATCTCGATCCCGAGCCGGGGATCTCGATGGCCCGCACCGCTGCCGGGGCGGTGGTGGGCACGCCCGAGTACATGGCCCCGGAGCAGGCTTCGGGGAGCGACACGGTGGACCACCGCGCCGACGTCTACGCCCTGGGCGTCATCCTCTACGAGCTCGCCACCGGCGTGCAGCCGATCAAGGGGAAGACCTTCGGCGAGACCCTGGTGCGGCAGCTCACCTTCACGCCACCACCGCCAGGGGCCGGGTTGCCCAGCGGCTTGCCGCAGCCCTTCGAGTCGCTGGTGATGGCCTGCCTCGCGAAGGCGCCGGCGGAGCGGCCCACGGTGGTCGAGGTCGAGGCCGGGCTTCGCGCGCTGCTGGAGGCTCCGGCCGAGCAGAGGGCAACGACTCCGAGGCCTGCCGGGAGCGCCACCCTCCTCGATGCGGCAGGGGCCGTGGCTGCAGGTTCCGCACCGGCTACGGCGACCGCTGCCCAGCCGACGAACGCGGAGGCGCAGGCCCGGCGATCGGCGCGCGTTCTCGTGGCAGCGGCAGCTGCCTGCCTCGCCCTCCTCGCAGGCATCGCCGCCTGGTGGATCCTCCGCGAGACCGCGCCGGCGCCGGCTGCGCCGCAGCCACCGGCTGCAGCGGAGCGCGGTGGGAGGCCCGCTTCGCCCCCGCCCGCAGCGACGACGCCTTCGCCGCAGGAGCAGCAGCGGCGGCGCCCGCCAGCGCCCGCGAGCGGCAAGGCCCCGCGCCCGACGGAGCAGCAGCCCCGCCCGCTCTGA
- a CDS encoding aldehyde dehydrogenase family protein: MINQRSVFRIDDPFRGDVVAEVPLLDAAQAHSAVERAAAAQRGWARRSLEERIAVSQGFVGALERRTEAVARDISRQMGKPLAQARAEVGTCLDRVRSLIAQAPRALAPEALQEKAGFTRRITHEPVGVVLVIAAWNYPLLVPVNAVVAAVLAGNAVLLKHAPRTPLCAEAFAAAFCEAGAPPDLVVPLHVDHDVVAQVAEHPAVGYVSFTGSVRGGRQVYAAVAQRRFVEVGLELGGKDAAYVAPDADLGAAVENLVDGAMYNAGQSCCSIERIYVHRSLYDRFVEQAVRVVRGYRLGDPLDEATTMGPMALPGAPAALAEQVADARERGGAVLCGGEPLQVEGRGRFFAPTVVADAPQDSALMQEESFGPVVGIAPVDSDEEAVKRMNDSRYGLTASVWSTAPALAERLGAQLEAGTIFLNRCDFLDPELAWSGWKESGRGVSLSRFGFLPVTRRKSWHFRLP; the protein is encoded by the coding sequence GTGATCAACCAGCGCAGCGTATTCCGGATCGACGACCCCTTCCGTGGCGACGTGGTGGCGGAGGTGCCCCTCCTCGACGCGGCGCAGGCCCACTCCGCGGTGGAGCGCGCCGCGGCGGCGCAGCGCGGCTGGGCCAGGCGCTCCCTCGAGGAGCGCATCGCCGTCTCCCAGGGCTTCGTCGGCGCGCTCGAGCGGCGCACCGAGGCGGTGGCCCGCGACATCAGCCGCCAGATGGGAAAGCCCCTCGCGCAGGCGCGGGCGGAAGTGGGCACCTGCCTCGACCGGGTCCGGAGTCTGATCGCGCAGGCGCCGCGGGCCCTGGCGCCGGAGGCGCTGCAGGAGAAGGCCGGCTTCACCCGGCGGATCACCCACGAACCGGTGGGCGTGGTGCTGGTGATCGCCGCGTGGAACTACCCCCTCCTCGTCCCCGTGAACGCGGTGGTGGCGGCGGTCCTCGCAGGCAACGCGGTGCTCCTCAAGCACGCGCCCCGCACGCCGCTCTGCGCGGAAGCCTTCGCCGCAGCGTTCTGCGAGGCCGGCGCCCCGCCGGATCTGGTGGTGCCCCTCCACGTCGACCACGACGTGGTCGCGCAGGTCGCCGAGCATCCGGCGGTGGGCTACGTCTCCTTCACCGGCAGTGTCCGGGGCGGCAGGCAGGTCTATGCAGCGGTGGCGCAGCGCCGCTTCGTCGAGGTGGGGCTCGAGCTCGGCGGCAAGGACGCCGCCTACGTGGCGCCGGACGCCGATCTCGGCGCCGCGGTGGAGAACCTGGTCGACGGCGCGATGTACAACGCGGGCCAGAGCTGCTGCTCGATCGAGCGGATCTATGTGCATCGATCCCTCTACGATCGCTTCGTCGAGCAGGCGGTGCGGGTGGTGCGCGGCTACCGGCTCGGCGATCCCCTCGACGAGGCGACGACGATGGGGCCGATGGCGCTGCCCGGCGCGCCGGCGGCGCTGGCGGAGCAGGTCGCCGACGCACGGGAGCGCGGCGGCGCGGTGCTCTGCGGCGGCGAGCCGCTGCAGGTGGAGGGGCGCGGCCGCTTCTTCGCACCGACCGTGGTGGCGGACGCGCCGCAGGATTCCGCGCTGATGCAGGAAGAATCCTTCGGGCCGGTGGTGGGGATCGCGCCGGTCGACTCCGACGAGGAGGCGGTGAAGCGGATGAACGACAGCCGCTACGGCCTCACCGCCTCGGTGTGGAGCACGGCTCCGGCGCTGGCGGAGCGCCTCGGCGCGCAGCTCGAGGCAGGCACCATCTTCCTCAACCGCTGCGACTTCCTCGACCCCGAGCTCGCCTGGAGCGGGTGGAAGGAGAGCGGCAGGGGTGTCTCGCTCTCCCGCTTCGGCTTCCTGCCGGTGACGCGCCGGAAGAGCTGGCACTTCCGGCTCCCGTAG
- a CDS encoding potassium/proton antiporter: MTALVLLTVGVLMGASVLFSRAAGKTGVPVALLFLIVGMIAGEDGLLGIRFEDFGFAFRVGTTALVLILFDGGLNTPLSSLKQGLRPALVLATVGVAGTAGFLAIGARLLGFTWGEAFLIGAIVSSTDAAAVFTVLRSSGIHLKKRLGTTLELESGLNDPMAVILTMAATQALVAHESLGWGMLLDVVIQLGVGAGLGIGIGFAGRFLIQRSRLSASGMYTVMTVAVAFIAFGVPTLVWGSGFLAVYLAGMTMGNGKLPYRTGLLRVHDSLAWLAQIMMFLLLGLLVTPSALVEVAVPGLALGLILAFLARPAVTAPILAAFRFKRRETLYASWVGLRGAVPIILATIPILAGVPGTERIFNIVFFIVVVNAFLPGATVQRVTRWLRLEAPEPPPPAAVLEIASSQILSGDVLSFYVDSSSAVAGSVMADLPFPEGAAVMLVVRGNEMIAPKGQTRLDPGDHVYVFCRPTDRPFVQLMFGRTEES, translated from the coding sequence TTGACAGCACTCGTTCTCCTTACCGTCGGCGTGCTCATGGGCGCGAGCGTCCTCTTCAGCCGCGCCGCCGGGAAGACCGGCGTACCCGTCGCCCTGCTCTTCCTCATCGTCGGCATGATCGCCGGCGAGGACGGGCTCCTCGGCATCCGCTTCGAGGATTTCGGCTTCGCGTTCCGGGTCGGCACCACCGCGCTGGTGCTCATCCTCTTCGACGGCGGCCTGAACACCCCGCTCTCCTCCCTGAAGCAGGGGCTCCGCCCGGCGCTGGTGCTGGCGACGGTGGGCGTCGCGGGGACGGCGGGGTTTCTCGCAATCGGCGCCAGGCTCCTCGGCTTCACCTGGGGAGAAGCGTTCCTGATCGGCGCCATCGTCTCCTCCACCGACGCCGCCGCCGTCTTCACGGTGCTCCGCTCGAGCGGCATCCACCTGAAGAAGCGGCTCGGCACCACCCTCGAGCTCGAGTCGGGACTGAACGACCCGATGGCCGTGATCCTCACCATGGCGGCGACGCAGGCGCTGGTGGCCCACGAGTCGCTCGGGTGGGGGATGCTCCTCGACGTCGTGATCCAGCTCGGCGTCGGCGCCGGGCTCGGCATCGGCATCGGGTTCGCTGGCCGCTTCCTCATCCAGCGCTCGCGCCTCTCGGCGAGCGGGATGTACACGGTGATGACCGTGGCCGTCGCGTTCATCGCCTTCGGCGTGCCGACGCTGGTCTGGGGCAGCGGCTTCCTCGCCGTCTACCTGGCGGGGATGACGATGGGCAACGGCAAGCTGCCCTACCGGACGGGCCTGCTCCGGGTCCACGACTCCCTGGCGTGGCTCGCGCAGATCATGATGTTCCTCCTCCTCGGCCTGCTCGTGACGCCCTCCGCGCTGGTGGAGGTGGCGGTGCCGGGCCTCGCCCTCGGCCTGATCCTCGCCTTCCTCGCGCGGCCTGCGGTGACGGCGCCGATCCTCGCGGCGTTCCGCTTCAAGCGGCGGGAGACGCTCTACGCGAGCTGGGTGGGGCTGCGCGGCGCGGTTCCGATCATCCTCGCCACCATCCCGATTCTCGCCGGTGTCCCGGGAACCGAGCGAATCTTCAACATCGTCTTCTTCATCGTGGTGGTGAACGCCTTCCTTCCCGGCGCCACGGTGCAGCGGGTCACCCGGTGGCTGCGCCTGGAGGCCCCGGAGCCGCCGCCCCCCGCAGCGGTGCTCGAGATCGCCTCCTCGCAGATCCTCTCCGGCGACGTGCTCTCCTTCTACGTGGACAGTTCGTCCGCGGTGGCGGGCAGCGTGATGGCGGATCTTCCCTTCCCGGAGGGCGCCGCGGTGATGCTCGTGGTGCGGGGCAACGAGATGATCGCGCCCAAGGGGCAGACCCGTCTCGATCCGGGCGACCACGTCTACGTCTTCTGCCGCCCGACGGATCGCCCCTTCGTGCAGCTGATGTTCGGCCGCACCGAGGAGAGCTGA
- a CDS encoding response regulator has translation MFYESAGPEEISPEILELASFLHSEASSIARTAATLIMGGLPLLGTGARRRLRSLLGDQLLELARHLQSFGDEGPRLYGESQRRYAASRLAEGMALHEALGERAVVHECILVRWSEEKGAIPVKQARILAQSFAEVSSQAAEVYLTFQRAESVAFQEAALLDTIVHHLDEAILVVEPDGTISYVTPALEQIVGLPPRYFIGVQPERLGSLLQRLDLRDRQGTPIPREELPDRKALVSREAQHADFVRMRRMDGTEGIVELYAAPVFAEEGQLRGAIVTLRDRTESARQTVALERAYEDLQTMHARLLSRSRLEAIGELAGSAAHALNNQLNVITLRVRRLLEKPEAAEDAAAVEKSVREIAALVGRLQEFAEAPEAREAEPIDVRKVVETALQMTRAELGPGNPVQLATRLREMPPALAESDALLEFTTALLLGARDASPPGSTVLVETRIMDDHVVLRVVDRGPALSAAQVEQLFEPLAPGGAERALSLSVGRQAVQRWGGEVRVLHEAEGGNAFEVHLLLQGAAAVAHAAEAAKHVEAEAEAEAERRKGAPAPARVHRVLVVDDDVDNASMLADLIRDAEGTEAFTAGTGAEALQVAERSPPEAALVDLLLPDTKGWEVVTELKRRFPDIRVAVVSGLAVTREEREQSGADAVFRKPIDTDELLRFLGF, from the coding sequence GTGTTCTACGAGTCCGCCGGCCCCGAAGAGATCAGCCCCGAGATCCTGGAGCTCGCCTCCTTCCTCCACAGCGAGGCGTCCTCGATCGCGCGGACCGCGGCCACCCTGATCATGGGCGGGCTGCCCCTCCTCGGCACGGGGGCCAGGCGCAGGCTCCGCAGCCTGCTCGGCGACCAGCTCCTCGAGCTGGCGCGCCACCTCCAGAGCTTCGGGGACGAGGGTCCCCGCCTCTACGGCGAGAGCCAGCGCCGCTATGCGGCGTCCCGGCTGGCGGAGGGGATGGCGCTTCACGAGGCCCTCGGCGAGCGGGCGGTCGTCCACGAGTGCATCCTCGTTCGCTGGTCGGAGGAGAAGGGCGCCATCCCGGTGAAGCAGGCGCGCATCCTCGCCCAGAGCTTCGCCGAGGTCTCGAGCCAGGCGGCGGAGGTCTACCTCACCTTCCAGCGGGCGGAGAGCGTGGCGTTCCAGGAGGCGGCCCTCCTCGACACCATCGTCCACCACCTCGACGAGGCGATCCTCGTGGTGGAGCCGGACGGCACGATCAGCTACGTGACGCCGGCGCTCGAGCAGATCGTCGGCCTGCCGCCGCGCTACTTCATCGGCGTGCAGCCGGAGCGCCTGGGCAGCCTGCTGCAGCGCCTCGACCTGCGCGATCGGCAGGGCACGCCGATCCCGCGCGAGGAGCTGCCCGACCGCAAGGCCCTGGTGAGCCGCGAGGCGCAGCACGCCGATTTCGTCCGGATGCGGCGGATGGACGGCACCGAGGGGATCGTCGAGCTCTACGCGGCGCCGGTCTTCGCCGAGGAGGGGCAGCTGCGCGGCGCGATCGTGACGTTGCGCGACCGGACCGAGAGCGCGCGGCAGACCGTGGCGCTGGAGCGCGCCTACGAGGACCTGCAGACGATGCACGCAAGGCTCCTCTCCCGGAGCAGGCTCGAGGCGATCGGCGAGCTGGCCGGCAGCGCCGCCCACGCGCTCAACAACCAGCTCAACGTGATCACCCTGCGCGTGCGACGGCTCCTCGAGAAGCCCGAGGCGGCGGAGGACGCCGCGGCGGTGGAGAAGTCGGTGCGCGAGATCGCCGCCCTGGTGGGCCGCCTGCAGGAATTCGCCGAGGCCCCCGAGGCGCGGGAAGCGGAGCCGATCGACGTGCGCAAGGTGGTGGAGACCGCGCTGCAGATGACGCGCGCCGAGCTCGGTCCCGGCAACCCGGTGCAGCTCGCCACGAGGCTGCGGGAGATGCCGCCGGCGCTGGCGGAGAGCGACGCCCTCCTCGAGTTCACCACCGCGCTCCTCCTCGGCGCCAGGGATGCGAGCCCGCCGGGCTCCACGGTGCTGGTGGAGACCCGGATAATGGACGACCACGTGGTGCTGCGCGTGGTGGACCGGGGGCCGGCCTTGAGCGCCGCCCAGGTGGAGCAGCTCTTCGAGCCGCTGGCGCCCGGTGGTGCGGAGCGCGCCCTCTCGCTCTCGGTGGGCAGGCAGGCGGTCCAGCGGTGGGGCGGCGAGGTGCGCGTTCTCCACGAAGCCGAGGGCGGCAACGCCTTCGAGGTTCATCTGCTCCTGCAGGGCGCAGCCGCCGTCGCGCACGCAGCCGAGGCAGCGAAGCACGTGGAGGCCGAAGCGGAGGCGGAGGCGGAGCGCCGCAAGGGCGCCCCGGCGCCTGCCCGCGTCCACCGTGTGCTGGTGGTGGACGACGACGTGGACAATGCGTCGATGCTCGCCGACCTGATCCGCGACGCGGAAGGCACCGAGGCCTTCACCGCAGGCACCGGGGCAGAGGCGCTGCAGGTGGCGGAGCGCTCGCCGCCGGAAGCGGCGCTGGTGGATCTCCTCCTTCCCGACACCAAGGGCTGGGAGGTGGTCACCGAGCTCAAGCGCCGCTTCCCCGACATCCGGGTCGCCGTGGTGAGCGGCCTCGCGGTAACCCGTGAAGAACGCGAGCAGAGCGGCGCCGATGCCGTCTTCCGCAAGCCGATCGACACCGACGAGCTGCTGCGTTTCCTGGGGTTCTGA
- a CDS encoding DUF2270 domain-containing protein, giving the protein MAERLGRSQGKSPGISEVTLAHIYRAEVQRSTNWRTRLDTTTNWAITTTAAVVSFTFSSATSPHPTLLAGAMLVFTFLVVEARRYRYYDIWARRVRLMESGYLVPLMRREPITVDFYSAMASEFTRPRLRISALDSLVFRMRRTYAPILALLLASWVVKIDIHPVPATSWGELIARAKIGPMPGVVLWAGWVVSVGVFFWLLWLGTRAPLPATELRPPSRRGMVSLSEPFRRVGPAGQVQLRSQPPRIRPARNEDRLA; this is encoded by the coding sequence ATGGCCGAGCGGCTCGGCCGCAGCCAGGGCAAGAGTCCCGGCATCAGCGAAGTCACGCTCGCCCACATCTACCGGGCGGAGGTGCAGCGATCCACCAATTGGCGGACGCGCCTGGACACCACCACCAACTGGGCGATCACCACCACCGCCGCGGTGGTCTCCTTCACCTTCTCCTCGGCGACCTCGCCCCATCCGACCCTGCTCGCCGGCGCGATGCTCGTCTTCACCTTCCTCGTGGTCGAGGCGCGGCGCTACCGCTACTACGACATCTGGGCCCGCCGGGTGCGCCTGATGGAGTCGGGCTACCTCGTGCCCCTGATGCGCCGCGAGCCGATCACCGTCGATTTCTACTCGGCCATGGCGAGCGAGTTCACGAGGCCCCGCCTGCGGATCTCCGCCCTCGACTCCCTCGTCTTCCGGATGCGACGGACCTACGCGCCGATCCTCGCCCTCCTCCTCGCCTCCTGGGTGGTGAAGATCGACATCCACCCGGTCCCTGCGACGAGCTGGGGTGAGCTCATCGCCCGGGCGAAGATCGGTCCCATGCCCGGCGTCGTGCTCTGGGCCGGCTGGGTGGTGAGCGTGGGCGTGTTCTTCTGGCTGCTCTGGCTGGGAACCCGGGCCCCGCTCCCCGCGACGGAGCTGCGGCCGCCGTCGCGGCGGGGCATGGTCTCCCTCTCGGAGCCGTTCCGCAGGGTGGGGCCGGCGGGGCAGGTCCAGCTCCGCTCGCAGCCACCACGGATCCGTCCCGCGCGGAACGAGGATCGGCTCGCCTGA
- a CDS encoding sterol desaturase family protein yields MNASSIFLLFLAGLAWWSLLEYLLHRFVFHHFPRTLGKRHLAHHASLEERRLALAPLPSALGGSAIHALAFLGLFGTGPGLSLLAGLVAGYLAYEWVHYATHYRVPRGRILKALRRHHMIHHHAQFHARYGVTSPLWDWVFRSLPPAPGQAGAPGRGGPAAARAERKHLPS; encoded by the coding sequence GTGAACGCTTCGTCGATCTTCCTGCTCTTTCTCGCCGGCCTCGCCTGGTGGTCGCTGCTCGAGTACCTGCTCCACCGCTTCGTCTTCCACCACTTCCCCCGGACCCTCGGGAAGCGACACCTCGCCCACCACGCGAGCCTCGAGGAGCGCCGCCTCGCCCTCGCGCCGCTCCCCTCGGCGCTGGGTGGCTCGGCGATCCACGCGCTTGCCTTCCTCGGGCTCTTCGGCACGGGCCCGGGCCTCTCGCTCCTCGCCGGTCTGGTGGCCGGTTACCTCGCGTACGAGTGGGTCCACTACGCCACCCACTACCGGGTGCCGCGGGGTCGGATCCTCAAGGCGCTCCGCCGCCACCACATGATCCACCACCACGCCCAATTCCACGCCCGCTACGGCGTCACCTCTCCCCTCTGGGATTGGGTCTTCCGCTCCCTTCCCCCAGCGCCGGGGCAGGCCGGCGCCCCCGGGAGGGGAGGCCCTGCTGCCGCCCGGGCGGAGAGGAAGCATCTTCCTTCCTGA
- a CDS encoding GMC family oxidoreductase N-terminal domain-containing protein, translating into MAETTPILEGRQHAGDLSLDADVVIVGSGAAGSVAAAICAEAGLSVIVLEEGGHVPPERYARFRPSETMQHMFRDAGTTAALGLGDTPLLSILAGRTVGGSSTLTGGVIFRIPEPVLEEWGRVHGLRGFSPADLEPAYKSVEETSSVHTVPASMQSRSTTFFARGARRLGYGLEPMRRNTVGCLGSSRCNFGCPHRAKMSVDLTYLLRARERGALVIADCRVTRLRIESGRAAGVEGRLLDGEGRRRGRVRIRARRVILAASALSTPLLLQREGVGRWSGHVGRHLSLHPAARVAAFFDEDVSGWKGAMQSAYADAFQDEGLTLNSIFTAPNVIAAMLPGIGREFTEYAGRMRHLATFGLMVHDEGGGRVWRLPGDRALFTYRMAPRDKARLIRGIKLLAETWFAAGAREVLLPVFGQRPIRSPDELAFLDDPNIRAKRFECLTFHPLGSARMGRDRSAGAVRETGETFDVEGLYVIDGSIFPTSIGVNSQLPIMALATKLAWGIAEDFRRAPAIH; encoded by the coding sequence ATGGCCGAGACGACGCCGATCCTCGAAGGTCGCCAGCACGCAGGCGATCTCTCCCTCGACGCCGACGTGGTGATCGTCGGCTCCGGCGCCGCGGGCTCGGTGGCCGCCGCGATCTGCGCCGAGGCGGGCCTCTCGGTGATCGTGCTCGAGGAGGGTGGCCACGTGCCGCCCGAGCGCTACGCGCGCTTCCGCCCCTCCGAGACGATGCAGCACATGTTCCGGGACGCCGGCACGACGGCGGCGCTGGGCCTCGGCGACACGCCGCTCCTCTCGATCCTCGCCGGGCGCACGGTGGGCGGATCCTCCACCCTCACCGGCGGCGTGATCTTCCGGATCCCCGAGCCCGTCCTCGAGGAGTGGGGCCGCGTCCACGGCCTGCGCGGCTTCTCGCCGGCGGACCTCGAGCCCGCCTACAAGAGCGTCGAGGAGACGAGCTCGGTGCACACGGTGCCGGCGTCGATGCAATCCCGCTCCACCACGTTCTTCGCCAGGGGGGCCCGCCGCCTCGGCTACGGCCTCGAGCCGATGCGCCGCAACACCGTGGGCTGCCTGGGGTCCTCCCGCTGCAATTTCGGTTGTCCCCATCGCGCCAAGATGTCGGTGGACCTGACCTACCTGCTGCGGGCGCGGGAGCGGGGCGCGCTGGTGATCGCCGACTGCAGGGTGACGCGGCTGCGGATCGAGTCGGGCAGGGCTGCCGGCGTGGAGGGCAGGCTCCTCGACGGCGAGGGGCGGCGCAGGGGCCGGGTGCGGATCCGGGCGCGCCGGGTGATCCTCGCCGCCTCGGCGCTCTCGACCCCGCTCCTGCTCCAGCGCGAAGGGGTGGGGCGCTGGTCCGGCCACGTGGGCCGCCATCTCTCCCTCCATCCCGCCGCCAGGGTCGCCGCCTTCTTCGACGAGGACGTGAGCGGCTGGAAGGGGGCGATGCAGAGCGCCTACGCCGACGCGTTCCAGGACGAGGGGCTCACGCTCAACAGCATCTTCACCGCGCCCAACGTGATCGCGGCGATGCTCCCCGGCATCGGCAGGGAGTTCACCGAATACGCGGGCCGGATGCGCCACCTCGCCACCTTCGGGCTGATGGTCCACGACGAGGGCGGCGGCAGGGTCTGGCGCCTGCCCGGCGACAGGGCGCTCTTCACCTACCGGATGGCGCCGCGGGACAAGGCGCGGCTGATCCGCGGGATCAAGCTCCTCGCCGAGACCTGGTTCGCCGCCGGTGCCAGGGAGGTGCTCCTGCCGGTCTTCGGCCAGCGGCCGATCCGCTCACCCGACGAGCTCGCCTTCCTCGACGATCCCAACATCCGGGCGAAGCGCTTCGAATGCCTCACCTTCCATCCGCTCGGCAGCGCGCGGATGGGCCGGGATCGCAGCGCCGGCGCGGTGCGGGAGACCGGCGAGACCTTCGATGTCGAGGGGCTCTACGTGATCGACGGATCGATCTTCCCCACCTCGATCGGCGTCAACTCGCAGCTGCCGATCATGGCGCTGGCCACGAAGCTCGCCTGGGGGATCGCCGAGGACTTCCGTCGAGCCCCCGCGATCCACTAA
- a CDS encoding aldo/keto reductase: MERRQLPGTDRTVSAIGLGTWVAGGTSWGGSEPRLIAKAIERALELGIDLVDTAPVYGFGRSEEIVGQALVDQGARDKVFLATKCGLAWDDQGRVRRDSSPARIRAEIDDSLRRLRTDRIDLVQVHWPDPRTPIAETARTLEELVGTGKILAWGVSNFDAAQLAEAQASGRPVVDQVPYNIFEREIEKELLPFCREKQVGVFAYGAICRGLLSGKFRSDATFPEGDLRRADPKFQQPRFGHYLAALERFRPIAYARGKTLTQLAVRWLLDRQGVTAALWGARSPRQIEEAAGAIGWCLSEGEIAGIDRILGETVPDPIDASFMAPPA; encoded by the coding sequence ATGGAACGCAGGCAGCTTCCCGGAACCGACCGCACCGTCTCCGCCATCGGGCTGGGGACCTGGGTTGCAGGCGGCACGTCGTGGGGCGGCTCCGAGCCGCGGCTGATCGCGAAGGCGATCGAGCGGGCGCTGGAGCTCGGGATCGATCTCGTCGACACCGCCCCGGTATACGGCTTCGGCAGGAGCGAGGAGATCGTCGGACAGGCCCTCGTCGATCAGGGCGCGCGGGACAAGGTCTTCCTCGCCACCAAATGCGGCCTCGCCTGGGACGACCAGGGGCGCGTCCGCCGCGACTCCTCGCCTGCCCGGATCCGCGCGGAGATCGACGATTCGCTCCGGCGCCTGCGGACCGATCGGATCGATCTCGTCCAGGTCCACTGGCCCGATCCGCGCACGCCGATCGCCGAGACGGCGCGCACCCTCGAAGAGCTCGTGGGCACGGGAAAGATCCTGGCCTGGGGTGTCTCCAATTTCGACGCGGCGCAGCTCGCCGAGGCGCAGGCCTCCGGCAGGCCGGTGGTGGACCAGGTGCCGTACAACATCTTCGAGCGGGAGATCGAGAAGGAGCTCCTCCCCTTCTGCAGGGAGAAGCAGGTGGGCGTCTTCGCCTACGGCGCGATCTGCCGGGGCCTCCTCTCCGGGAAGTTCCGCTCGGACGCCACCTTCCCCGAGGGCGATCTGCGCCGGGCCGATCCGAAATTCCAGCAGCCCCGCTTCGGCCACTACCTCGCGGCGCTGGAGCGCTTCCGTCCCATCGCCTACGCCCGCGGCAAAACGCTGACCCAGCTCGCGGTGCGCTGGCTCCTCGATCGGCAGGGGGTCACCGCGGCGCTCTGGGGCGCCCGCTCCCCCCGGCAGATCGAGGAGGCGGCAGGCGCCATCGGCTGGTGCTTGAGCGAGGGCGAAATCGCGGGCATCGACCGGATTCTCGGCGAGACGGTGCCCGATCCGATCGACGCCTCCTTCATGGCGCCGCCGGCTTAG
- a CDS encoding ClpXP protease specificity-enhancing factor SspB encodes MDTGKPASKQELLESLLDRGMVMVTVDARRPGVDVPAQFANDPRLRLNLSYRFQLPLEMNEWGVIASLTFGGMPHSCRLPWNSLYQMYSHATKDQFLFPADVPEDLVQATLAQGEAPPPPQQQTSKGRPRFAVLEGSAENPAPPEPGTEDDGGPEEPPPGGGQPKVPHLRRIK; translated from the coding sequence ATGGATACGGGAAAGCCGGCCAGCAAGCAGGAATTGCTCGAAAGTCTCCTCGATCGCGGAATGGTGATGGTCACCGTCGACGCGCGCCGTCCAGGCGTCGACGTGCCCGCGCAATTCGCCAACGATCCGAGGTTGCGGCTCAACCTCTCGTACCGCTTCCAGCTCCCGCTCGAGATGAACGAGTGGGGGGTGATCGCGAGCCTCACCTTCGGGGGGATGCCCCACTCGTGCAGGCTCCCCTGGAACAGCCTCTACCAGATGTACTCGCACGCGACGAAGGACCAGTTCCTCTTCCCTGCCGACGTGCCGGAGGACCTGGTCCAGGCGACGCTGGCGCAGGGGGAGGCGCCGCCCCCGCCGCAGCAGCAGACCAGCAAGGGGCGGCCACGCTTCGCGGTGCTCGAGGGGTCGGCGGAGAATCCGGCGCCCCCGGAGCCTGGTACCGAGGACGACGGCGGCCCCGAGGAGCCGCCGCCCGGCGGCGGGCAGCCGAAGGTGCCCCACCTCCGCCGGATCAAGTAG